One window from the genome of Megalobrama amblycephala isolate DHTTF-2021 linkage group LG4, ASM1881202v1, whole genome shotgun sequence encodes:
- the si:ch73-337l15.2 gene encoding glutathione hydrolase 6, with amino-acid sequence MHTGKMVQSTVKYKVLASDVQDENDNDCTEEEGDEEITIYFHSPFINQQRQRRKRDTCIRVMVAVILLGIVFGFMVYEWNGYWSGVEERQDLSHHQEPNGTHKSSEDEDHDHDDQHGEDDDHHEDHDHNHKDEHNHNNGSHTHEHSQPLYHNAAIITDSAICSGIGKKLLQEQGNLVDAGIAALLCLGVVHPHTAGLGGVFSAILYKDDTKSFKAIHDTSQQLPTYRAPSLLQGLQMLHSNYGHLKWSRLFEGATKLAKDGFRIDGILSRALETHKDKILQSGLSGLFCDTDGRVKSEGERVANGNLSKLLLSVSLNASHFPENLAVKLAQDISEAERPAFLAAVQAGSGEINEPLIVEKEKYTILSAPSQHTGGMVSDILDRVREQNLTFPSHGDLGNASASYKALLNLANEFLNTSQREIFTSSHVGILDSHGNFIVISTSLKSTWGSGQYLPSSGVILNDFTSDVSQVPYFSFPLVLNIYDNEEDQDKEMVLVAVTGGLSALIHSVVMLRNLVDVGLSVNDTVSSPLLYIEQGGPDSESLSGCMSDVTNNTVVFRTPSEQDGWVKEVGECSDGFLSMHLQLKAEHVGVYGATKVYADGY; translated from the exons ATGCACACGGGGAAAATGGTGCAGAGCACTGTTAAATATAAAGTACTTGCGAGCGATGTGCAAGATGAAAACGACAACGATTGCACCGAAGAAGAAGGCGATGAAGAAATTACGATATATTTCCATTC GCCCTTCATCAATCAGCAAAGACAGAGAAGGAAAAGAGACACCTGTATCAGGGTCATGGTGGCTGTGATTCTTCTGGGAATTGTTTTTGGATTTATGGTGTATGAATGGAATGGCTATTGGTCTGGAGTTGAAGAGCGTCAGGACCTGTCACATCATCAGGAGCCTAACGGGACACACAAGAGCTCAGAGGATGAAGACCACGATCATGACGATCAGCATGGAGAAGATGATGATCACCATGAAGACCATGACCACAACCACAAAGATGAACATAATCATAATAATGGTAGTCACACTCATGAGCACAGTCAACCACTGTACCACAATGCTGCTATCATCACAGACTCAG CAATCTGCTCTGGTATTGGTAAGAAGCTTCTTCAGGAGCAAGGAAATCTGGTAGATGCAGGGATTGCTGCTTTACTCTGCCTAGGAGTTGTTCATCCACACACAGCTGGATTAG GTGGAGTGTTTTCTGCAATTTTGTACAAAGACGATACAAAATCATTTAAAGCAATACATGACACCTCTCAGCAGCTTCCTACATACAGAGCTCCCTCATTATTGCAGGGCCTTCAAATGCTGCACTCCAACTACGGGCATTTAAAATGGAGTCGGCTTTTCGAGGGCGCCACGAAACTCGCTAAAGACGGCTTCCGTATTGATGGAATCCTCTCCAGGGCTTTAGAAACCCACAAGGACAAAATACTCCAGTCAGGACTGTCCGGTCTGTTCTGTGATACGGACGGGCGTGTGAAATCAGAGGGTGAGCGTGTTGCCAACGGGAATCTATCAAAACTTTTGCTGAGCGTCAGCCTAAATGCCTCCCATTTCCCAGAAAATCTGGCCGTAAAATTGGCTCAAGACATTTCTGAAGCTGAGAGGCCGGCTTTCCTTGCTGCCGTTCAGGCCGGCAGCGGAGAAATCAATGAGCCCCTTATCGTGGAAAAGGAGAAATACACAATTCTTTCAGCCCCCTCACAGCACACAGGTGGAATGGTATCCGATATATTAGATAGAGTTCGAGAGCAAAACCTCACTTTTCCGAGCCACGGAGATCTCGGTAATGCCTCTGCCTCTTATAAAGCTCTCTTAAATTTGGCGAATGAATTCCTCAACACAAGTCAGAGAGAGATATTCACAAGCAGTCATGTAGGAATCCTTGATAGTCACGGCAATTTCATAGTAATCTCCACCTCGCTCAAGAGCACATGGGGATCCGGGCAGTACTTACCAAGTAGCGGAGTCATTCTCAATGACTTTACCTCAGACGTCTCTCAGGTGCCTTATTTTAGTTTTCCTCTAGTGCTCAACATATATGATAATGAAGAGGATCAAGACAAAGAGATGGTGCTTGTTGCTGTGACCGGAGGGCTTTCTGCTCTGATTCATTCTGTGGTTATGCTGAGAAACCTGGTTGACGTTGGACTGTCTGTTAATGACACTGTGAGCAGTCCTCTGCTATATATAGAGCAGGGGGGTCCCGACTCCGAGTCTCTGTCTGGCTGTATGTCTGACGTCACAAACAACACTGTTGTCTTCCGTACGCCTTCAGAGCAAGACGGGTGGGTAAAGGAGGTGGGGGAATGTTCAGATGGCTTCCTGTCCATGCATCTGCAGCTGAAAGCAGAACATGTAGGAGTCTATGGAGCCACTAAGGTTTACGCTGATGGATACTaa